Proteins from a single region of Phycisphaeraceae bacterium D3-23:
- a CDS encoding TIGR00153 family protein produces the protein MRTIAKLFGRSPFVPIQQHMERVARCVSKAQAMIDAYLANDQATVEKLAAEIDEIEETADHLKRDIESQLRGGVFMAVDRGRLRQIIIVQDSIADKMQNLGKLLTLRACGDVPPFVEEFKAFVQINLDTFDAIRQVIDELDNLLDAGFAGGEAQTTVELIRRVSVLEDEADGMQHDLLKLLFAHETDLTVGSFFLWTKVLKQVSDLGDRSNRLGNRIRGILQLK, from the coding sequence ATGCGTACGATTGCCAAACTCTTCGGCCGATCGCCGTTCGTCCCGATCCAGCAGCACATGGAGCGGGTCGCCCGCTGTGTGTCCAAGGCCCAAGCGATGATCGACGCCTACCTCGCCAACGACCAGGCGACGGTCGAGAAGCTCGCGGCCGAGATCGACGAGATCGAAGAGACCGCCGACCACCTCAAGCGCGATATCGAGAGCCAGCTGCGCGGCGGCGTGTTCATGGCCGTCGACCGTGGCCGGCTCCGCCAGATCATCATCGTGCAGGACTCGATCGCGGACAAGATGCAGAACCTCGGCAAGCTGCTGACACTGCGGGCGTGTGGCGATGTCCCGCCGTTTGTCGAGGAGTTCAAGGCCTTTGTGCAGATCAACCTCGACACCTTCGACGCGATCCGACAGGTCATCGACGAGCTGGACAACCTGCTCGACGCCGGGTTTGCCGGCGGCGAAGCGCAGACGACGGTCGAGCTCATCCGCCGCGTCTCGGTGCTGGAAGACGAGGCCGACGGCATGCAACACGACCTGCTCAAGCTGCTCTTCGCGCACGAGACCGACCTCACTGTCGGCAGCTTCTTCCTCTGGACCAAGGTCCTCAAACAGGTCAGCGACCTGGGCGACCGCAGCAACCGGCTGGGCAACCGCATCCGCGGGATCCTCCAGCTCAAGTAG
- a CDS encoding inorganic phosphate transporter encodes MASTWPGTSAPTTSPTPWARPSARGALTLKWAIILAAIFEFSGAALVGSNVSETVRKGIFDPIQVTAIEVQDAFDLDEPPSSDMVTALTTLVKADPEKIAELEAEAPESVAEARSFMELYPDFKSKYEPAQQLGSLNLAMGMIAALLAAGLWLQIASYFGWPVSTTHSIVGAVVGFGCVALGISAVDWVGSPGQFGGVAKIAASWVVSPLLAGSIAYLLFRFVQKGVLNKPDPVKAAKRMTPVIVFFMVMILVGMTAFKGLKYFWKSDFYQNLNLVDSKDPYFPLFVFGAAAVFAAVCAFVAAALVRKIDDVPLDTRKRFEAAYVARSLGKMHKHMARVQASAHGEVGEKADSILAEVRKLEALAQQQTDPKATHSVYRKVEKIFMYLQILSACFVAFAHGANDVANAIGPLSAAVQSLQDGAVAAKASVPLWALLLGGTGIIVGLATWGWRVMQTIGKKITELTPTRGFCAELAAATTILIASLPFSWAKVPISTTHTLVGAVLGVGMARGIGAINLNTVRDIAASWVITIPAGAGLCIVFYYVLRLVFA; translated from the coding sequence TTGGCTTCTACATGGCCTGGAACATCGGCGCCAACGACGTCGCCAACGCCATGGGCACGTCCGTCGGCTCGGGGCGCGCTCACGCTCAAGTGGGCCATCATCCTCGCCGCGATCTTCGAGTTCAGCGGCGCGGCACTCGTCGGCTCCAACGTCTCCGAGACCGTCCGCAAAGGTATCTTTGATCCTATCCAGGTCACCGCGATCGAGGTGCAGGACGCCTTCGACCTCGACGAACCGCCTTCGTCCGACATGGTCACCGCGCTGACGACACTGGTCAAAGCCGACCCCGAAAAAATCGCCGAGCTCGAAGCCGAGGCACCCGAGTCCGTCGCCGAGGCGCGTTCGTTTATGGAGCTCTACCCGGACTTCAAGAGCAAGTACGAGCCGGCACAGCAGCTGGGCTCGCTCAACCTCGCGATGGGTATGATCGCAGCGCTGCTGGCGGCGGGGCTCTGGCTGCAGATCGCGTCGTACTTCGGCTGGCCGGTCTCCACAACGCACTCCATCGTCGGCGCGGTCGTCGGGTTCGGCTGCGTCGCGCTGGGCATCAGCGCCGTCGACTGGGTCGGCTCGCCCGGGCAGTTCGGCGGCGTCGCAAAGATCGCCGCGAGCTGGGTCGTCTCGCCCCTCCTGGCCGGGTCGATCGCCTACCTGCTGTTCCGCTTTGTACAGAAGGGCGTACTCAACAAGCCCGACCCGGTGAAGGCCGCCAAGCGCATGACGCCCGTCATCGTGTTCTTCATGGTGATGATCCTCGTCGGCATGACCGCGTTCAAGGGGCTTAAGTACTTCTGGAAGAGCGACTTCTACCAAAACCTCAACCTCGTCGACAGTAAGGACCCGTACTTTCCACTGTTTGTCTTCGGCGCGGCGGCGGTGTTCGCGGCGGTCTGCGCGTTCGTCGCGGCGGCGCTGGTCCGCAAGATTGACGATGTCCCGCTCGACACCCGCAAGCGTTTCGAGGCGGCCTACGTCGCACGGTCGCTGGGCAAGATGCACAAGCATATGGCCCGCGTCCAGGCCTCCGCGCATGGCGAGGTCGGTGAGAAGGCCGACAGCATCCTCGCCGAGGTCCGCAAACTCGAAGCCCTCGCGCAGCAGCAGACCGACCCCAAGGCGACACACTCGGTCTACCGCAAGGTCGAAAAAATCTTCATGTATCTGCAAATCCTGAGCGCGTGTTTCGTCGCGTTTGCCCACGGCGCAAACGACGTCGCCAACGCGATCGGCCCGCTGTCGGCCGCGGTGCAGTCGCTGCAAGACGGCGCGGTCGCGGCCAAGGCCTCCGTCCCGTTGTGGGCGCTGCTGCTGGGCGGCACGGGCATCATCGTCGGCCTCGCGACATGGGGCTGGCGCGTCATGCAAACGATCGGGAAAAAGATTACTGAGCTTACACCTACCCGCGGCTTCTGTGCAGAGCTCGCCGCCGCGACCACCATCCTCATCGCCTCGCTCCCGTTCAGCTGGGCTAAGGTGCCGATCTCCACCACACACACGCTCGTCGGCGCGGTGCTCGGCGTCGGCATGGCACGCGGCATCGGCGCGATCAACCTCAACACCGTCCGCGACATCGCCGCGTCATGGGTCATCACCATCCCCGCCGGTGCGGGGCTGTGCATCGTCTTCTACTATGTGCTCCGCCTGGTCTTCGCCTAA